The Dermacentor silvarum isolate Dsil-2018 chromosome 7, BIME_Dsil_1.4, whole genome shotgun sequence genomic sequence GGCCAGTCAAGCTGTCTAAGGTATGGAAACATCAGTGACAGAGGACATTGTTGCTCTTTACATGTACTCTTCATTCTTCTGATATTGGGTATGTTAACTCTAATTTAGGTGGCACAAAGAAAAGAACTTTCGCATAAGCAGTACCACTAGCCACACAATACTCCATGCCCGACGGAGCCCTGAGGAGGTTGCCAGGGCCATCCTGAACTCAAGGCCATTTTCTACAGAGGCCACGGCCTATGGTGTGTATAAAGTACAAGGTTTTCTAGTGGAATACACAGCACTTAAAAACAATCACAGAACAGAAACCATGTACATGTAGTTGCAAATGGTTGTCGACCTCTTTCATTCTTGTTTTAGTGATGTGTATTCTAATTGTACAATGCCAAGTTTAaagctattttttttatttcttcaacAACAGGACTCCGTACAGAACCCCTGGCTCGAATGGAGTTTGAGCGTCAACTAGGTGTTGAAGTTGTGGAGGTGAGATCAAACTTTAGTCTGGTGTTCAGTGCTCTACAATGAACACTTGAGAGAGACAAAACCTtcaaagccaaaaaaaaaaaaactaaagcacTACCCTTTGGGCGGCATAAACTTCAACATGGGGACAGATGTTTTAATATGATGAAACTTGCACTAAACTGTGGAGGGGATACTGTACAGACTAGCATTATTGGTCATTATGGATGCCTGTGACAAGCTACGACAATCACTGAGTGCTTGTAGTGCCTGGCAGTGAGGTAATTGTAACTTTTTCAGATGGGTTTGCTCATACACCCGGATCAGCCTTGGCTGTGTGGCAGCCCTGATGGCATGTTCTGCCTGTCTGGGGAAACATGCCTTTTGGAAATCAAGTGTCCCCACAAGTGTAAAGAAGCAGACATGTTCGACAGCTCGGGAGAGAGCATCCTAGACTACATCCAGGGAACAGGCAGCAACCGAAGACTGAAGACAACGCACAGATATTTCACTCAAGTACAGATATTACTGTACTTGTTGAATGTACAAAAGTGCTACTTTTTTGTATATTCCAGCAGGCAAAATGTCATTATTGAAGTCAGTAGGGATGATACCTTCTTTACGAGAGCATCCCAGCCCTTGAAAGATTTTATTTTACTTACCTTCTgcctgctgcagctgcagcgAAATAAAGCATGTGCTCACTGAGATTTGTTTGTACTACTATACTTCGTGCGCAaaacacaatgaaaaaaaaaagcatttcacaTTTCTCACTTTTATTGCACAACCGAAGAAAATGCCTATATCCTAAAGGTACATAGTGGTATGGTATTGAcaatcttagaaaaaaaaattaagagttaACATGTCATTTGTTCACTAGTTCTGCTGCTTCATGTGTGCACAACACTGAAAGCAGTCACACTAGAAACATAAGTTGGCAAGTTAATGCAGCATTTGAGAAGCTGCACTAGAAGGGCATGCTTTTCGCAAATATTAAGCTAAACAAATTTCCTGAtgaagtcatcaaatttgtaggcacaagttggaatcagctagcgcaaaacaggggtaattggaggtcacagggccttcgtcctgcagtggacataaaaatagactgatgatgatgacgacgatgaagcTAAACAATAAGCTGCTGCTTGCTGGAACAGTTATTATTCTGAACTAAAGCTAGCGCATCCAAAGCAGGTTGAAATGCAATCGCATTCGGAGGCAATAGGACAGACTTCAAAACGTAAGTGCCTAATGGCAATGACATCAAATACCAAAAATATCATGCAAAACAGGATTGCATAATATAAAAGTGGAAAACATAAGAGTAAGTCACATGTACACAAAATTCACTGACAAGTAAAGGCAGGTGACTACGCAGAACTCGCAAATGTTCCCAGTACAgtacctttttttcttctctacatCAAACAGCTCAACCCAGTCCCTTAAGTTtatacacacaaaaaacaaaacaggCTCTTTTTCCACTGTACAGCATCACACATCTATTTTCAACGCTCCAGAACATGCTCGGTTCACCTATTTCAAGCTCAAGTAAGTGACACAATGCAACACGAGACAGAAGTTTGTTAATGGAACATCATAGATGACCTAAGCTGCATGGAAATGGCACCAACAGTGTGCAAAAATTGGTCAATGCCTGTGTGCTCTGCGATATCAGTGCACTCTAAAGAACCGCAATGAAATAAgaactaatccggagcccaccaTTACGGTGTTTCTCAATGACCACGTCCAATTTCGAAACAATAAAATGCAAATAGCTCAAACAAATAATGCAAAGTGAGTATCCATGGCAGATGAGATCCTTGGCAACACAGAGCAAAATAAGAAAGCTATGAAGGCCTCAGTCCACTAGCTAATGTTCGGCAAGAGCACTTGTCGAAACCCCCGGCCAGCCTAGACGAAGACAAGTCCTATTATCGAAATGGTGCCTAGCGCACTGATGCTCCcccatcattcattcatttcattttgtGTAATCCAGAGTGAGGCAAAGTCGATTGTTCATGATGCAGACACGACAAATGACTGTTGTTGTTCTTTGCGCTTAATTATTGGGAGCTGGAGGTTTGCTAGCACACAGCAGACATGAAAGACATCCGTCATGCATGGGATAAGCTCAGTTGGTACTTTGTTGTTCAAGACATTATATATTCTAATCCTCTGAATCATTCGTTCGACATGTATCCGCACTTGAGCGATATTGTAAGTGTCCCTAACCTCCTCTGGCGTAAACTGAGAGGCATGGAGAAATGGAGGCATAACAAGAACAGCATTCTGGTTTCCTAAAACTGTCTGGATGCCTGGAAATCCCTTATCGGCAAGAACTGTATCCCCAGGTTGAACAAGATCGAGGAAACCAGAATCAACTGTAATGTGGGCATCAGACAGTCTACCACCATAGGCTTTTGAACAAAAACAAATCATTCCTCCTGGTGTTACAGCCACTAAAAACTTCAGCGTATATGCGCCTTTGTAATTTGAGTACAAGACTCGTTCTTGTTGCACAGTTGGTGGCTGCTCTGTACGTATTTCTGTGCAGTCAATAATCATAGTGCAGCTAGGATAATGCATCTTAAAGCTGTCTGGCATTGTGGCCTGAATCACTCTTGGTGGGGGGCGAAAAATCCATTGTTTAGTGGCCACCGCGAGCGTTTTGAGAACACTCTTGAAATGCCTTGATGCCGACGTTTCGCTTACCGAGAAGAGAATAGCCAGTGATGAGTAGCTGATTCCAAGCTTTAActtcaaaagaaacaaaagaagccTATTCTCAGCAGTGACGTCACATTTTCGTTCTGAAGGTGGAAGCATGCTCAGAAGCATTGCAAACACTTCTTTGCTGACACTGCACAGGTCTTGCAATGCATTTGCAGATTTAGCGATGCTGTCGTAGCCGGAGAAGTAGCTGGTTCTGTGGTCAGAGCCACTATGCCTGCTACTGACCTCTGGCTTGTGTTGCACACTGTTGTCGCATGTCTCAAGATGTGTCACTTGAGTTGATGTCCCTGACTCACTAATGAAGCACATGAACACCGAGAAATTCTTGCTTGACACGCTTCTTTCTTCAGTTTGTGTTTCCTGCGTGAAAATGCAGTAAGAAAGAATAAATACATCCATGTTGGGTTACAGTGGCAGCCTCATTTTTATCAGTCATAACACAAAACTTTATCGATGATAAACAAACATTTCAAACTAGCCGATCCAGAAAAATGCTGTCACATATTGTGCATCAAGTGCTGCACTGAAAAAATGAGAAGGGAATGAGCAATAAGAGTACAACACTGCTAACTTGCTGCCTATGCTACACAGGGAGGCGTAACTGAGCATGGTATAAGAGCGAAGAACATATTTAGCTGTACAATTTCAGGCATTCAACTTCAGTTTCCGAAATTTTCAGGAGCTTACCACAGATTTTACTGCAGTGCAAAGCTCAGCAGCGACAGTGGACAGTAGATCCAAGCCCTCTGTCGAGCTCCGCTCGTACAACAGGTCTGTACTAGTTGCTAGATCAACTGTGGTAAGGCTGCTGGTACCAATGGCTCCTGTCTCAGCTGTGTAGGGAGAAGCTGGTCCAGGGGAATCAGCTGATGCAGGAGTAGCCAGTGATGCAGATGACCCAGAGTGCCGCTGCTTCCACCTGCACATTTAACAGAAGCTTGGATGTCACTGCTTTTTGTAAACACACAAGGATTTTGTTTTGGGCACATCTACATGCATGCATTCACATTTACTTGTAGAGACAACTGCATCATGGCAAAGCTAAACGGGAAAAGATGTAACATATTGAAGAGTCCCAGCTTTTGATGCAAACAAGCCCAAGTAGCACATCAGAGAGAAGCTTACCTATTAAATCTAGCCAGCTGAGCAGTAGATGAAGTGGACCTCTTCTTGTACACGGTCGGGAATATTGTTGGTACATAACCTGGGTGGCTTTCAATTGTGCTTTTCTCGCCATTCACAAAATGTTTGGAACACACCCTCGAATCTCGATTAGGCTGCCAGCTAGAGGAGTCCTCAAAACTGAAATGAGTAAAACATGAGTAATTACCATCCATCTGATGCAACAGGTGTAGCAGTGTCAATCAATGAAAGGTTCATGATTAAACAGCTGGACAACACGCTGCACTTTAAAAATTATTTGTCTAAGTATTACTAACCTCACACACTTAATACACACTGTTTTCTCCCCTGCTTGAGCGCCGCAACAAATTTTCGTCATTTTTAATGTGCAGTAGATTATGCACTAATacaacatgaatgaatgaatgaatgaatgaatgaatgaatgaacctttatttgaagaagtgacttggcagtcgaggtggtagggtcccttattccaggaataAATAACATTAATGAACAACGCAATGTGGTCAGCGGACAGGAAACGCTCATGATAGCACAGGACCCTTGGCGTTTCTTGTCCGCCGGCGTCAACCACGACAACGCCGCGAAGATTATGTAACatcgaaataaaataaaacacgaCCATAACGGAGGGCGGCTTCCGGTGAACATGAAGTTTCTCATTCCTTGCAATGAACACGGCTACGAGTAGTTTCATCGTCATTCTCAAAAAACAAATGCCACAAGTCGGGAGAGAACAGTGCGTCGCAAACTAGTTCCAAATATCGTATTGCATGTCATTTATTTCGTCAGAACGATTTCCGTAATTTTAAACCAAAAGTATGCAAGAATATTATCAACCTACAAACCGCGAAACATTGATCAAACAATAAACTGTGACATTACGCGACCGCCTCGTAAAAACTACCGGTTCACTGTTACCCGATTGCTGCTAACTGAAAAATGAACCTCGTCCTTGGCTGCTTTGGTAACGTGCAGCGATTTCTGTTTACAAATATGAATTCACTTACTTGACTCGTCGCACGGCGATAATCCATTTTTGCCTTCGTGACTTCTCCCAAGGCTTTGACGGAAAACTGTACAGCCTCACGCCTGGTGTTCCTTCGCGACTGTGGCAGTCTTTGAAAGAGCAGTACCTGCGCCCACTTTTCTTCTTCACAGGGGTGCGACCACacggttcgatgacgccatcggaTCTTAAACTAGAGAAAACAGGCGCAGGTATTTCGGACGCGAAAGGCAAAAGCTCAAAAAGACCACGCTGTACCCGCGCTGAGCAATGGCAGCGAAGAAAGGCCCATGCGCGCGAACGCCTTCAAGCTTCTTGCTGGGGTCGCCAGATGGCGCACCCTGTTCttcaaactgcattgcagggtgcctatgcCTAGTGCCTACGACGGCCGTGATTCGTGGCAAAGGAGAAAACCGCTTCCAGTTGGTCTGAACAGTGaagtgcacgtttttttttttttccggcgggATCCATCCTCGACATTAGCTCtgtttttggctggttaagctctgcaccaccagatggctggaccgcgcatgccgatcaggccgctcacgtacgtctacgaagctccttcatcacagcggtatggaggggctttgtttacgcctctggctatccgtcaaaacacccagctcacctgtggttaccggaatactggacacgctcggcactgcgacagaacgctcgcaacgcacgctgctgaatcgctctcgctggggatcgacggccgggcagctagcggagaggttggcgagccttcgtGCGCTGgtccggtattttgtagcgatgcctttccggtaataatgccttttcgcgcttatcgcgctttgtcagtggtcagagtgacggtccgctcgcgttatcaacgggatcagccggccgtgagcggtggatgataagactagtacagaataagtcataatgcatcgctacaaaatcatggccctggctccaagacaaccggaaatagacgacaacgtacgtcacaacatgacgtagaacCAGCGCAggtggagcttagccccgatcactcggcgagcgagttgaggaggaaatgcatggctagggaggagggtaacttgtaatggTCCGTAACTCTCTAATATGAGgtgcttcacttaaattgtgacgcgaatgttttactgtagctgcaccctacgcaTCTACAAAAGGtatccgaaccgtttcagggaccctttaatttCATCATACAGCCTATCTCTGCAGTCCTCGACTACACTTCTGTTCCCTTGGCATCCAATCCGTAACTCAGTATGCTGCCGGTTATCTGCACTACggattacatggcgtgcccagctcccTTTTatgctcttaatgtcaactaggatatcagCTCCTCTGGTCTGCTTTCTAAACCGTGCCTCTGTCTTCCTGTTTCTGTTGCCACCAGGATGGGAGTGGATATGACAAATGGAACTTAATGGAGCTAGGGCACACTAGCAGTGAGACTTCTTATGCTTTACCTATTGTTGCTGTACATAATAGCTGAAATTGCACCAACACGTTTTTCTCACCTTGTTATTTTCCCATAGCGGTGACAGCTAAATTTATACGCTTCAACAAATTTTACATGCAgtttgtctaaaaaaaaaagactatacttgcaccttaagaggaagctttagcttgccgtctcctattcaaatacatgggaaaggagaaattgtttttcgaGGCAACCAGTGCACAGAATTTGATGGGGTTAGCTGCctttaaaaaaaagtttaaatctagtgactgttagtTGTGAATTTTTGAGTTAGGTCGTCAATTTTTTAATAAAGATGGAAAAAATCGCAAATTCTCAGAAAACAGATCTATCGtgtttacaaatctgtaactcagcaatgaaaagcgataccgcagttctgtaaattgcacctaatagtaaatataaagcagacaaaatggaTGTATTATACATGACTAAAAtaaaccactaatatgtgagtagaacTTTTGCAGAACCTTTGTAAGCTATGTAACAaatcacgtaagatataaattgacatataaCGCTTATCCGCTCTGGATGCTCTAACACATGTAATATACAGTACTGTGAATTCTGTTCACGGTGCAGAGCTACCGAATTGTAAACttagtgcttctattttttttcataCCTACCAATTTTTGAAACTGTCATTTAAAACATTCAAGCCCTAAATCGTAATTTCGCTTGCAGCAGTCGTAagactttctctctcaaatgcaacaaatttcattaaaccAGCCCAGTGCTGATCTCAGAAAGGCATT encodes the following:
- the LOC119458753 gene encoding uncharacterized protein LOC119458753 → MCFISESGTSTQVTHLETCDNSVQHKPEVSSRHSGSDHRTSYFSGYDSIAKSANALQDLCSVSKEVFAMLLSMLPPSERKCDVTAENRLLLFLLKLKLGISYSSLAILFSVSETSASRHFKSVLKTLAVATKQWIFRPPPRVIQATMPDSFKMHYPSCTMIIDCTEIRTEQPPTVQQERVLYSNYKGAYTLKFLVAVTPGGMICFCSKAYGGRLSDAHITVDSGFLDLVQPGDTVLADKGFPGIQTVLGNQNAVLVMPPFLHASQFTPEEVRDTYNIAQVRIHVERMIQRIRIYNVLNNKVPTELIPCMTDVFHVCCVLANLQLPIIKRKEQQQSFVVSAS